In Salana multivorans, a single genomic region encodes these proteins:
- the ligA gene encoding NAD-dependent DNA ligase LigA: protein MTTEPSDASDAATAATPHATAATPVPPEARRRWDELVDLVRQARAAYYERDAPTMSDAEFDVLMRELETLEARHPELQTQDSPTRVVGGAPSSTFSPVRHLEPMYSLENAFSLEEVTAWYERVLRTLGEPPAMITELKIDGLAIALTYEAGRLVRAATRGDGVTGEDVTANVRTIAAIPHVLGGDRLTHPDVVEVRGEVFFPVAGFAEVNEAQVAAGKAPFANPRNAAAGSLRQKDPGVTASRPLAMYVHGLGAVHWGAAGLAGTAPESLSAMYDLLASWGLPVSPYTEPALDLDDVRRRIESVGEDRHAFQHEIDGLVVKVDAFEAQRRLGFTSRTPRWAVAFKYPPEEVYTRLLGIQVAIGRTGRATPYAVMEPVLVSGSTVRQATLHNQDVVRLKGVRPGDMVVLRKAGDVIPEVLGPAPVAADDDYPRSDWTMPTTCPVCGTPLRAMKEGDVDLRCPNAETCPAQVRGRLEHIGSRGGLDVEALGEVTAAALTQPESPAEPPLRNEADLFSLVGYPLDATPQERERVRRRSYELLMPVTVVVRDPETGLPRQEEDGTLRRRTPFRKKLTYTKAQRVEAERDGIDLPAAEPSAAVQTLLDELDLAKTKDLWRIIVSLSIRHVGPVAARALAAHFGSLAAIREASEADLAAVDGVGPIIAASLTEWFAVEWHQAIVDAWERDGVRTFIPDHPGPGAADDAPAGPFDGRTIVVTGAIDGFSRDEAKEAILERGGKAAGSVSKRTDLVVLGPGAGSKEAKARELGLRILDQSRFPDLLALASWDGVEDLLGEGPAPVPASEA from the coding sequence ATGACCACCGAGCCGTCCGACGCGTCCGACGCAGCGACCGCGGCCACGCCGCACGCGACCGCCGCCACGCCCGTGCCGCCCGAGGCGCGCCGGCGCTGGGACGAGCTGGTCGACCTCGTCCGGCAGGCGCGCGCCGCGTACTACGAGCGGGACGCTCCGACCATGAGCGACGCGGAGTTCGACGTCCTCATGCGCGAGCTGGAGACGCTGGAGGCGCGCCACCCGGAGCTGCAGACGCAGGACTCGCCCACCCGCGTCGTCGGCGGTGCCCCGTCCTCGACGTTCTCCCCGGTCCGGCACCTGGAGCCGATGTACTCGCTGGAGAACGCGTTCTCCCTCGAGGAGGTCACGGCCTGGTACGAGCGCGTGCTCAGGACGCTCGGTGAGCCCCCCGCGATGATCACCGAGCTCAAGATCGACGGGCTCGCGATCGCGCTCACCTACGAGGCCGGTCGGCTCGTCCGGGCCGCCACGCGGGGCGACGGCGTGACGGGCGAGGACGTCACGGCCAACGTCCGCACGATCGCCGCCATCCCGCACGTCCTCGGCGGCGACCGGCTGACCCACCCGGACGTGGTCGAGGTCCGGGGCGAGGTGTTCTTCCCCGTCGCCGGGTTCGCCGAGGTGAACGAGGCGCAGGTCGCGGCGGGCAAGGCGCCGTTCGCCAACCCGCGCAACGCCGCCGCCGGCTCGCTGCGGCAGAAGGACCCGGGCGTCACGGCGTCGCGCCCGCTCGCGATGTACGTCCACGGCCTCGGCGCGGTCCACTGGGGGGCGGCCGGGCTCGCCGGCACGGCCCCGGAGTCGCTGTCGGCGATGTACGACCTCCTCGCCTCCTGGGGTCTGCCGGTCTCCCCGTACACCGAGCCGGCGCTCGACCTCGACGACGTCCGCCGCCGCATCGAGTCCGTCGGCGAGGACCGCCACGCGTTCCAGCACGAGATCGACGGCCTGGTCGTCAAGGTCGACGCCTTCGAGGCCCAGCGGCGCCTCGGGTTCACCTCGCGGACCCCGCGCTGGGCCGTCGCGTTCAAGTACCCGCCGGAGGAGGTCTACACCCGGCTCCTCGGGATCCAGGTCGCGATCGGCCGGACCGGCCGCGCGACGCCGTACGCCGTGATGGAGCCGGTGCTCGTGTCGGGCTCGACGGTCCGCCAGGCGACGCTGCACAACCAGGACGTCGTGCGGCTCAAGGGCGTGCGTCCCGGGGACATGGTGGTGCTGCGCAAGGCCGGCGACGTGATCCCCGAGGTCCTCGGCCCCGCGCCGGTCGCGGCCGACGACGACTACCCGCGCTCCGACTGGACGATGCCGACGACCTGTCCCGTGTGCGGGACGCCGCTGCGCGCCATGAAGGAGGGCGACGTCGACCTGCGCTGCCCCAACGCCGAGACCTGCCCGGCCCAGGTGCGTGGCCGGCTGGAGCACATCGGCTCCCGCGGCGGCCTGGACGTCGAGGCCCTCGGCGAGGTCACGGCCGCCGCGCTGACCCAGCCCGAGTCGCCGGCCGAGCCGCCGCTGCGCAACGAGGCCGACCTGTTCTCCCTGGTCGGGTACCCGCTCGACGCGACGCCGCAGGAGAGGGAGCGCGTCCGTCGGCGCAGCTACGAGCTGCTCATGCCGGTCACGGTCGTCGTGCGCGACCCCGAGACGGGTCTCCCGCGCCAGGAGGAGGACGGGACGCTCCGCCGCCGGACCCCGTTCCGCAAGAAGCTGACCTACACCAAGGCCCAGCGCGTCGAGGCCGAGCGGGACGGCATCGACCTGCCGGCCGCCGAGCCGTCGGCCGCCGTGCAGACCCTGCTGGACGAGCTCGACCTCGCCAAGACCAAGGACCTGTGGCGGATCATCGTCTCGCTCAGCATCCGGCACGTCGGCCCCGTCGCGGCCCGCGCGCTCGCCGCCCACTTCGGCTCGCTCGCGGCGATCCGGGAGGCGAGCGAGGCCGATCTCGCGGCGGTCGACGGCGTCGGGCCGATCATCGCGGCCTCGCTGACCGAGTGGTTCGCGGTCGAGTGGCACCAGGCGATCGTCGACGCCTGGGAGCGCGACGGCGTGCGGACCTTCATCCCCGACCACCCCGGGCCGGGTGCGGCGGACGACGCGCCGGCCGGCCCGTTCGACGGTCGGACCATCGTCGTGACCGGCGCCATCGACGGCTTCTCCCGTGACGAGGCGAAGGAGGCGATCCTCGAGCGCGGCGGCAAGGCCGCCGGGAGCGTGTCGAAGCGGACCGACCTCGTCGTCCTCGGCCCCGGCGCCGGCTCGAAGGAGGCCAAGGCGCGGGAGCTCGGGCTGAGGATCCTCGACCAGTCCAGGTTCCCCGACCTGCTGGCGCTGGCGAGCTGGGACGGGGTCGAGGACCTGCTGGGGGAGGGCCCCGCGCCCGTGCCCGCGTCCGAGGCGTGA
- a CDS encoding methyltransferase family protein, which translates to MDRDDLLVLGQAAGLVGVLAPGRPRWRLPATVTLAACGAVVAGGALAGTAASSHGRLLTPRVRPPAGATLLREGPYRISRHPLYAGLVLACAGVAVLQRRAVPLAALVGLAAVLRLKTAREEVRLVERFGGAYEDYRRTTPWLLGRPRDQRRSERGSTPR; encoded by the coding sequence ATGGATCGCGACGACCTCCTGGTCCTGGGACAGGCCGCGGGACTGGTCGGCGTCCTCGCGCCGGGACGGCCGCGCTGGCGCCTGCCGGCGACGGTCACGCTCGCCGCGTGCGGCGCCGTGGTCGCCGGCGGCGCGCTCGCCGGGACGGCGGCCAGCAGCCACGGCCGACTGCTCACGCCCCGCGTCCGACCGCCGGCCGGGGCGACGCTCCTGCGCGAGGGCCCGTACCGGATCAGCCGCCACCCGCTGTACGCGGGACTGGTGCTGGCCTGCGCGGGGGTCGCGGTGCTCCAGCGACGCGCCGTGCCGCTGGCAGCCCTGGTCGGGCTCGCCGCGGTGCTGCGACTCAAGACCGCGCGCGAGGAGGTCCGGCTGGTCGAGCGCTTCGGGGGCGCGTACGAGGACTACCGCCGAACGACGCCGTGGCTGCTCGGCCGTCCCCGCGATCAGCGCAGGAGCGAGCGCGGATCGACGCCCAGATGA
- a CDS encoding helix-turn-helix domain-containing protein produces the protein MEGELQRRVGENLRLIRMKRGLSQEQFADVLGVHRTYMGGVERGERNLTLKSLERIAGHLGVDPRSLLR, from the coding sequence GTGGAAGGTGAGCTGCAGCGACGGGTCGGAGAGAACCTGCGCCTGATCAGGATGAAGCGCGGGTTGAGCCAGGAGCAGTTCGCCGACGTGCTCGGCGTCCATCGGACCTACATGGGCGGTGTCGAGCGCGGCGAGCGGAACCTGACGCTGAAGTCGCTCGAGCGGATCGCCGGTCATCTGGGCGTCGATCCGCGCTCGCTCCTGCGCTGA
- the mnmA gene encoding tRNA 2-thiouridine(34) synthase MnmA → MRVLAALSGGVDSAVAAARAVDAGHDVVGVHMALSRSRAQHRTGSRGCCSIEDASDARRAADVLGIPYYVWDLSEEFTETVVADFVAEYAAGRTPNPCVRCNEHIKFAALLDRALALGFDAVATGHYARITTGPGGGLELRRARDAAKDQSYVLAVMGPERLARSLFPLGDAASKDAVRAEAAARGLAVSEKPDSYDICFVADGDTQGFLRSHLGSRPGEVVDVAGTVVGEHDGAYAFTVGQRKGLGLGRPAADGRPRYVLEVDTAANRVVVGPSELLSVRDVVATDPVWLAGDRWPGEWTDVLVQVRAHGEPVPALARLGERRGGHDAGVDGGGGAAGPDAGEQGRGSGPGAGSGADSWLGSGPRSGAGAGSGSGEIQVLLGESLRGLAAGQSLVVYGAGPVGARDGRDRVLGQGTIAVAGRAARELIDADALDGGRDLAGAGAGVRAGDMTGPAGAS, encoded by the coding sequence GTGCGCGTGCTCGCGGCCCTCTCGGGCGGTGTCGACTCCGCCGTCGCCGCCGCGCGCGCCGTCGACGCCGGTCACGACGTCGTCGGCGTCCACATGGCCCTGTCGCGCAGCCGCGCGCAGCACCGCACGGGGTCGCGCGGGTGCTGCTCGATCGAGGACGCCTCCGACGCGCGGCGGGCGGCCGACGTGCTCGGCATCCCGTACTACGTGTGGGACCTGTCGGAGGAGTTCACCGAGACGGTCGTGGCGGACTTCGTCGCCGAGTACGCGGCCGGCCGCACGCCCAACCCGTGCGTGCGGTGCAACGAGCACATCAAGTTCGCCGCGCTGCTCGACCGGGCGCTCGCGCTCGGGTTCGACGCGGTCGCCACGGGGCACTACGCGCGGATCACCACCGGGCCCGGCGGCGGGCTCGAGCTGCGCCGCGCCCGGGACGCCGCGAAGGACCAGTCGTACGTGCTCGCGGTCATGGGGCCCGAGCGGCTCGCGCGCTCGCTGTTCCCGCTCGGCGATGCCGCCTCCAAGGACGCCGTGCGCGCCGAGGCGGCCGCGCGCGGGCTCGCGGTGAGCGAGAAGCCGGACTCCTACGACATCTGCTTCGTCGCCGACGGCGACACCCAGGGCTTCCTCCGCTCCCACCTCGGCTCGCGGCCGGGCGAGGTGGTCGACGTCGCGGGCACCGTGGTCGGGGAGCACGACGGGGCGTACGCGTTCACGGTCGGCCAGCGCAAGGGGCTCGGGCTCGGGCGGCCGGCGGCCGACGGCCGCCCCCGCTACGTGCTCGAGGTGGACACGGCGGCGAACCGCGTCGTCGTGGGGCCGAGCGAGCTGCTCTCGGTGCGCGACGTGGTCGCGACGGATCCGGTGTGGCTCGCCGGGGACCGGTGGCCGGGGGAGTGGACCGACGTGCTCGTCCAGGTCCGGGCGCACGGCGAGCCCGTGCCGGCGCTGGCGCGGCTCGGGGAGCGACGGGGCGGCCACGACGCGGGTGTCGACGGGGGCGGCGGTGCGGCCGGGCCCGACGCGGGGGAGCAGGGCCGCGGGTCGGGTCCGGGTGCCGGCTCGGGTGCGGACTCCTGGCTGGGCTCGGGGCCGCGCTCCGGGGCCGGCGCGGGGTCGGGCTCGGGCGAGATCCAGGTCCTGCTGGGTGAGTCGCTGCGGGGGCTCGCCGCCGGACAGTCGCTCGTCGTCTACGGCGCCGGGCCGGTCGGTGCGCGCGACGGGCGTGACCGGGTGCTCGGGCAGGGGACGATCGCGGTGGCGGGTCGCGCGGCCCGCGAGCTGATCGACGCCGACGCGCTGGACGGCGGCCGCGACCTCGCGGGTGCCGGAGCCGGTGTCCGAGCCGGCGACATGACGGGCCCGGCGGGGGCGTCGTGA
- a CDS encoding NTP transferase domain-containing protein, with the protein MNAATTRPTTSAVLLAAGADESSRALLTSRLGDTTVVEAALATVRTVVADEDITVVVAPGDTTVREALGEHLAYVEQAELLGTGHAVSAARERIAHADVVLVAYGDTPLLRPDSLRGLLNRYALTGADLGLLTAVVDEQLPYGRIERDADGVLRAITEATDVAGATAPDDDGRLEINVGTCVADPRALLARIDELAAEGEHRLTPVVRRFIDSGASVATYRIYDTDEVQGINTAAELALAGDIVLRRLFEPRRNTDTHVVFGTGGWRAVIGEGFTLGNVRRLCQAIANEAIRTGIDARGVVIGGDRRFLSRESAEAAAEVFAGNGIPVVLLPDDVPTPLVTFAAPHTGAAYSIVITSSHNPPDWNGMKVFRADGSLPLDPETDRFQDEANALAPGDVVTLPLAKARATGLVVDRSLTDPYVDAIEEIIDVDAVRGSGLRVVVDPMFGTSQLTLGTILGDMRVRAEFIHAAHNPLFGGVAPAPDEERLATLKSMVASGGYDLGMATDGDSDRIGIVDASGRYVETNDLLLVLYWYLHEVRGERGGVVRNIATTHLLDRLAAHFGERSRECRVGFKYVTAAMEEIDAVLGGESSGGLTVRGWLKGKDGIFACALVAEMLARTGKGFAELLADVHAITGRLHTLEASVPATPDMRVAVPRRLAADPLTRVGGYRVLGVDRTDGVKILLEHDNWALLRFSGTEPLLRLFVEADSPEKAAELLDWLRGFVTA; encoded by the coding sequence ATGAACGCAGCAACGACGCGCCCGACCACCTCCGCCGTCCTTCTCGCCGCCGGGGCGGACGAGTCCTCCCGCGCCCTCCTGACGAGCCGGCTCGGGGACACCACCGTCGTCGAGGCGGCGCTCGCCACGGTCCGGACGGTCGTCGCGGACGAGGACATCACCGTCGTGGTCGCCCCCGGTGACACGACGGTGCGGGAGGCGCTCGGCGAGCACCTCGCGTACGTCGAGCAGGCGGAGCTGCTCGGCACCGGCCACGCCGTGTCGGCGGCGCGCGAGCGGATCGCCCACGCCGACGTCGTCCTCGTCGCGTACGGCGACACCCCCCTCCTGCGCCCCGACTCGCTGCGCGGACTGCTCAACCGCTACGCGCTCACGGGCGCCGACCTCGGGCTGCTCACCGCCGTCGTCGACGAGCAGCTCCCCTACGGCCGCATCGAGCGCGATGCCGACGGCGTCCTGCGTGCCATCACCGAGGCGACCGACGTCGCGGGCGCCACCGCACCGGACGACGACGGCCGCCTGGAGATCAACGTCGGCACCTGCGTCGCCGACCCCCGCGCGCTGCTCGCCCGGATCGACGAGCTGGCGGCCGAGGGCGAGCACCGGCTCACCCCCGTCGTGCGACGGTTCATCGACTCGGGCGCGAGCGTGGCCACCTACCGGATCTACGACACCGACGAGGTCCAGGGCATCAACACGGCGGCCGAGCTCGCGCTCGCCGGCGACATCGTGCTGCGCCGCCTGTTCGAGCCGCGCCGCAACACCGACACCCACGTCGTCTTCGGCACGGGCGGCTGGCGGGCCGTCATCGGCGAGGGCTTCACGCTCGGCAACGTCCGCCGGCTGTGCCAGGCGATCGCGAACGAGGCGATCCGCACCGGCATCGACGCCCGCGGCGTCGTCATCGGCGGCGACCGGCGCTTCCTGTCCCGGGAGTCGGCGGAGGCCGCGGCCGAGGTGTTCGCCGGCAACGGCATCCCCGTCGTCCTGCTGCCCGACGACGTCCCGACGCCGCTCGTCACGTTCGCCGCCCCGCACACGGGCGCCGCCTACTCGATCGTCATCACCTCCTCGCACAACCCGCCGGACTGGAACGGGATGAAGGTGTTCCGCGCCGACGGGTCGCTGCCGCTGGACCCGGAGACCGACCGGTTCCAGGACGAGGCGAACGCGCTCGCCCCGGGTGACGTCGTCACCCTCCCCCTCGCCAAGGCGCGCGCGACGGGGCTCGTCGTCGACCGGTCGCTCACCGACCCGTACGTCGACGCGATCGAGGAGATCATCGACGTCGACGCGGTGCGCGGCTCGGGGCTGCGCGTCGTCGTCGACCCGATGTTCGGCACGTCGCAGCTCACGCTCGGCACGATCCTCGGCGACATGCGGGTGCGCGCCGAGTTCATCCACGCGGCGCACAACCCGCTGTTCGGCGGCGTCGCGCCCGCGCCGGACGAGGAGCGGCTCGCGACGCTCAAGTCGATGGTGGCGTCCGGCGGGTACGACCTCGGGATGGCGACGGACGGCGACTCCGACCGGATCGGGATCGTCGACGCGAGCGGGCGCTACGTCGAGACCAACGACCTCCTGCTCGTCCTGTACTGGTACCTCCACGAGGTCCGCGGCGAGCGGGGCGGGGTCGTGCGCAACATCGCGACGACGCACCTGCTCGACCGGCTGGCGGCCCACTTCGGCGAGCGGTCGCGCGAGTGCCGGGTCGGCTTCAAGTACGTGACCGCCGCGATGGAGGAGATCGACGCCGTGCTCGGCGGCGAGTCCTCGGGCGGCCTCACGGTGCGCGGCTGGCTCAAGGGCAAGGACGGCATCTTCGCGTGCGCGCTCGTGGCGGAGATGCTCGCCCGGACCGGCAAGGGGTTCGCCGAGCTGCTCGCCGACGTCCACGCGATCACCGGCCGGCTCCACACGCTCGAGGCCAGCGTCCCCGCGACGCCCGACATGCGCGTGGCCGTCCCGCGGCGCCTCGCGGCCGACCCGCTGACGCGCGTCGGCGGGTACCGGGTGCTCGGGGTCGACCGGACGGACGGCGTCAAGATCCTGCTGGAGCACGACAACTGGGCGCTCCTGCGCTTCTCCGGCACCGAGCCGCTGCTGCGCCTGTTCGTCGAGGCCGACTCGCCCGAGAAGGCCGCCGAGCTGCTCGACTGGCTGCGCGGCTTCGTCACCGCCTGA